In a genomic window of Melopsittacus undulatus isolate bMelUnd1 chromosome 1, bMelUnd1.mat.Z, whole genome shotgun sequence:
- the LOC117436553 gene encoding feather keratin 1-like, whose product MACYDLCRPCGPTPLANSCNEPCVRQCEDSRVVIQPPTVLVTLPGPILSSFPQSTAVGSSSSAAVGNVLGAQGVPVSSGGFGYGFGGLGCYGGGRGCNIC is encoded by the coding sequence atggcCTGCTACGACCTCTGCCGCCCCTGCGGACCCACcccgctggccaacagctgcaacgagccctgtgtcaggcagtgtgaGGACTCCCGCGTCGTCATCCAGCCTCCCACCGTGCTGGTCACCCTGCCaggacccatcctcagctccttcccccagagcaCCGCCGTCGGATCCTCCTCATCCGCTGCCGTGGGCAACGtcctgggtgcccagggagtgCCCGTCTCCTCTGGGGGCTTCGGCTACGGCTTCGGAGGCCTGGGCTGCTACGGAGGTGGAAGAGGCTGCAACATCTGCTAA
- the LOC101869519 gene encoding feather keratin 1-like yields MACYDLCRPCGPTPLANSCNEPCVRQCEDSRVVIQPSTVLVTLPGPILSSFPQSTAVGSSSSAAVGNVLGAQGVPVSSGGFGYGLGNGFGGLGCYGGGRGCNIC; encoded by the coding sequence atggcCTGCTACGACCTCTGCCGCCCCTGCGGACCCACcccgctggccaacagctgcaacgagccctgtgtcaggcagtgtgaGGACTCCCGCGTCGTCATCCAGCCTTCCACCGTGCTGGTCACCCTGCCaggacccatcctcagctccttcccccagagcaCCGCCGTCGGATCCTCCTCATCCGCTGCCGTGGGCAACGtcctgggtgcccagggagtgCCCGTCTCCTCTGGGGGCTTCGGCTACGGCCTTGGCAACGGCTTTGGAGGCCTGGGCTGCTACGGAGGTGGAAGAGGCTGCAACATCTGCTAA
- the LOC101873933 gene encoding feather keratin 1-like produces the protein MACYDLCRPCGPTPLANSCNEPCVRQCQDSRVVIQPSTVLVTLPGPILSSFPQSTAVGSSSSAAVGNVLGAQGVPVSSGGFGYGLGNGFGGLGCYGGGRGCNIC, from the coding sequence atggcCTGCTACGACCTCTGCCGCCCCTGCGGACCCACcccgctggccaacagctgcaacgagccctgtgtcaggcagtgccaggactcCCGCGTCGTCATCCAGCCTTCCACCGTGCTGGTCACCCTGCCaggacccatcctcagctccttcccccagagcaCCGCCGTCGGATCCTCCTCATCCGCTGCCGTGGGCAACGtcctgggtgcccagggagtgCCCGTCTCCTCTGGGGGCTTCGGCTATGGCCTTGGCAACGGCTTCGGAGGCCTGGGCTGCTACGGCGGTGGAAGGGGCTGCAACATCTGCTAA
- the LOC101876023 gene encoding feather keratin 1-like: protein MACYDLCRPCGPTPLANSCNEPCVRQCQDSRVVIQPPAVLVTLPGPILSSFPQSTAVGSSSSAAVGNVLGAQGVPVSSGGFGYGIGNGFGGLGCYGGGRGCNIC, encoded by the coding sequence atggcCTGCTACGACCTCTGCCGCCCCTGCGGACCCACcccgctggccaacagctgcaacgagccctgtgtcaggcagtgccaggactcCCGCGTCGTCATCCAGCCTCCCGCCGTGCTGGTCACCCTGCCaggacccatcctcagctccttcccccagagcaCCGCCGTCGGATCCTCCTCATCCGCTGCCGTGGGCAACGTCCTGGGTGCTCAGGGAGTGCCCGTCTCCTCTGGGGGCTTCGGCTACGGCATTGGCAACGGCTTCGGAGGCCTGGGCTGCTACGGTGGTGGAAGAGGCTGCAACATCTGCTAA